GTCTAATACAGCTACATGTAGTTTGTTCTGCCGCAAATATTCGCGGTTTACATCCGTTATTTCGTATTCTCCTCGTTTGCTGGGCTGAAGGTTTTCAGCAATGCTTACTACTTCGTTGTCGTAAAAATATAGACCGGGTACCGCATAATTAGAAGTAGGATGGAGAGGTTTCTCTTCAATGGAAATAGCCTTGTTGTTTTCATCAAAGGCTACGACTCCATAACGCTCGGGGTCAGAGACATGATAGGCAAAAATGAGACCTCCTTCAATATCTTTACATTCTTCCAACTGACTTTCGAACTTAGTGCCGTAAAATATATTATCGCCAAGCACAAGTGCTGCTTTATCTTTTCCAATAAAATCTTTCCCCAACACAAAAGCTTGTGCCAGCCCGTTGGGTATTCGCTGCTCTACATAAGAAAACGAGCACCCGTAAGCCGAACCGTCTCCTAAGAGTTGTGCAAACATAGGCAGGTGTTGAGGTGTAGAGATGATGAGTATTTCGTTAATACCCGCCATCATCAGAGTTGAAAGCGGGTAATAAATCATGGGTTTATCATAAATAGGCATCAATTGCTTGCTGATGGCATAAGTGATGGGGTGAAGACGGGTTCCCGAACCACCTGCCAGTACTATCCCTTTCATGTTGATAAGTTTTGGGTAAAGATAGAGGTAATTTAATAAAAGGCTAAATCTGATGCTCCATTCTCAATTTAAGTGCCAATAAGTCCCTATACTTATTTTCACCCATCGAAATAACAAAATATTTGCCCAGACAGGCATGATTGTAAAGTTGTTTATTTATGTTTGCACTTAGGGTAATTTTTCAGCGGTTTTTATTGATATGGATTTGTAAGTTTTGATGGGGATTTGCCTTAGACTATAGCACACAGTTTTCTGAGATGTTTCATTTGACCCCGTAATTTAACCGGTTTTAAGTTTTGTTTTTCACCACTTAAAAGGTTTATCGTATGAAATCTGTTTTTTTTGTTGGTGTTATACTTAGTCTGTTTTTGTGGACTGATGAGATTTATGCTCAGGAGGCTGCTTATGACGAATTTGGTCAGGTCATCAAATCTACCGAGTTTTCAATTCCGGTTTCCCCTGCTTTTGTAATGTTGGATGCCACCCCCGAACGCATTATAAAACCCGGTATGCCACGCAATTTTAAAGTTGATTGGTCATTACGGACATATAGTTTTCAACCCAATTTGGCCATAGAAGCGCAACCTTTATGGCATTTATTGTACGACCGTGCTCCTTTGAGCAAGTACCAAAAGGCAAATCCTTTGTTGAAAATGCTTTCCACTTTGAGCGGTTCGGTTGGCATTGTTTCCCGCGATTCACTCAATAATCTGGCGTGGGGGTTTAAAATGAATATTTACCGGAGCCGCGACCCGTTGAGCGACCCTGAATTGGTCGATTCGCTCAATATGTTGGTGGGTGGTGATGAAAGGCAAATGATGTCTGAGTTGAGACAGTTGAGAAAACAGGCTGATAAGCTTAAAGGCAGAAAAGATGCCGCTTCCGAAAGATCGAGAAACACCCTGTTCCAGTCAATCGATTCGCTTCGTGCTGAATTGGTATATTTCCAGGCTATGCGTCGAGAAACTATCAGAGAACTTCAGTCCCGCTATATTAACAGGCATTGGAATACCTCAATGATTGATGTTGCCTTTGCTCGCTCCTATGTGTTTGACCGTGACGTTACTTTAGACAGCCTAAGCCTGTTAAGTGAAGCTACCGGAATGTGGGTAAATGCGTCGGTGGGGTTAGGTAAAAACTGGCTTTTAAGCGGAATGGCACATTATACACTTCGTGAAATCAGTGATTCTTTTTTATGGGGTGCCAATATGCGGTTTGGTAATGGCCGGTATAATTTCTTTACCGAGTTTTTTATGCAAAATTTTACCAGACAAACTGAAAGCAACTCATTTACTATCGCTTATGGTGGGGACTTTAAACTAAGTCGGAGTGTACTGCTCAATTTTTCTTTGCGCAACAGATTTTCCAATAAAATTGTATTAAAAGAAATTCTGCCCATTGCCAATATTATCTGTCTGATGAGGTAAAGCTAATTATTGACTTTACATTTTAGCGCATTGTTGTTTCCCGAACTATACCCAATCATTCAACCTTGCTATAACAAAGGGTAGTCTTTTTGATTTCACGATTTTTGATGTAATTTTATGCCCAATAGACCGGACTTTTTTAACGTGATATAAATAGGTCCGAATACTCTGCTAATAGCGTTTTTTCAACCTAATTAGTTGTATATGACCCCTGCCACACAATACACACCAACCCACAAAATAAGAATTGTTACCGCTGCCAGTTTATTTGACGGACATGATGCTGCCATCAATATTATGCGCCGAATCATGCAGGCATCCGGCGCAGAGGTGATACATCTCGGACACAATCGCTCGGTAGATGAAATTGTAAATTGTGCCATTCAGGAGGATGCACAGGCTATTGCCATCACTTCCTATCAGGGTGGGCATACCGAGTTTTTTAAATACATGCACGACTTACTTAAAGAAAGGGGAGCTCCACATATCAAAATTTTTGGCGGCGGCGGTGGAACCATCCTGCCTACAGAAATTGAAGATCTCCATTTGTATGGTATAACCCGTATTTATTCGCCCGATGATGGCCGATCACTCGGGTTACAGGGTATGATAAACGATTTGCTCCAATTGTCAGATTTTCCTACCGGCAACCACCTGAATGGCGAACTTCAATCATTATCGGTCAACCAGCCTCAATATCTTGCCCGCGCCATTTCTGCTGCCGAAAACTACCCTGATTTTGCACGGGAATTTATGCCTATTGTTCAGTCGCAGATTTCCGCTAAAACTATTCCGGTTCTTGGAATTACCGGAACCGGGGGGTCCGGAAAATCGTCGTTGGTGGATGAATTAGTGCGCCGATTTCTGCTCGACTTTCCCAAAAAACACATTGCCATTGTATCGGTAGATCCTTCTAAGCGTAAATCAGGCGGAGCGCTGTTGGGTGACCGCATCCGAATGAACGCCATCAACCATCCAAATGTTTTTATGCGTTCGGTTGCTACTCGCCAATCAAATCTGGCTTTGTCCCGGCATATTCCCGATGTTATCTTGTTGTTAAAAGCTGCAGGTTTTGACCTGATCCTGCTCGAAACTTCGGGTATTGGTCAATCGGACACCGAAATTATTGACTTTTCCGATTTGTCGCTCTATGTCATGACCCCTG
This is a stretch of genomic DNA from Sphingobacteriales bacterium. It encodes these proteins:
- the rfbA gene encoding glucose-1-phosphate thymidylyltransferase RfbA; the encoded protein is MKGIVLAGGSGTRLHPITYAISKQLMPIYDKPMIYYPLSTLMMAGINEILIISTPQHLPMFAQLLGDGSAYGCSFSYVEQRIPNGLAQAFVLGKDFIGKDKAALVLGDNIFYGTKFESQLEECKDIEGGLIFAYHVSDPERYGVVAFDENNKAISIEEKPLHPTSNYAVPGLYFYDNEVVSIAENLQPSKRGEYEITDVNREYLRQNKLHVAVLDRGTAWLDTGTFESLMEASQFVHVIEKRQGLKIGCIEEIAFRKGFINREQLQQLALPLLKSGYGQYLMELLQ